The following are encoded in a window of Armatimonadota bacterium genomic DNA:
- a CDS encoding vitamin B12-dependent ribonucleotide reductase, with product MQDDTRHPSTFDTDEQANETQPEVNGHAPSTAGPRPAVTTTAAVRSRTAPGVTFERRYTRAGEDVYNTVEWELRDAVISNERGEKVFEQTGCEIPTSWSQLATNVVVSKYFRGQLGTPEREYSVRQLLSRVADTVSRWGREQGYFASPESASAFRDELTHLLLHQKAAFNSPVWFNVGLPGLPRPQCSACFINSVDDTMDSILTLAKTEGMLFKYGSGTGTNFSPIRGSQEHLEGGGTASGPVSFMRGFDQFAGAIKSGGKTRRAAKMVILNVDHPDIGEFVRSKAQEERKAWALIDAGYSGAFNVPGGAYDSVQFQNANHSVRVTDEFMKSVGDDGSWHTRQVLNGTPGPSFKSRELMRMIGEAAWICGDPGMQYDTTINRWHTCKATDRIHASNPCSEYMFLNDSACNLASLNLMRYRTDDGEFDVAAFQHACRVVITAQEIIVENASYPTPRIEANSHKFRPLGLGYANLGALLMARGVPYDSDAGRAYAAAITAIMTGEAYYQSSVIARDHGGPFAGFAANRESFLNVMRMHRAAVEAISTADAPVALLKAARDSWNRAIASGEEYGYRNAQATVLAPTGTIGFLMDCDTTGIEPDIAIVKYKSLVGGGMMKIVNQTVPEALTNLGYSPEDAGVILQWIDEHDTIEGAPGLNADHLPVFDCAFKPSSGERSIHYMGHLRMMAAAQPFISGAISKTVNMPTEATAEQIESTYMEGWKLGLKAIAIYRDGSKRTQPLATSRDGAAQDPASAVPPAPQVFRHKLPDERASITHKFSVGGHEGYLTVGMYDDGTPGEIFLRMSKEGSTISGLMDSFATAISLALQYGVPLETLVNKFAYSRFEPSGITSNPDVRFARSIMDYIFRWLGAKYLKAVPVEAELSMTPDSLSAVAASAGGSPSPAGHPHGNRTYQNQADAPICPTCGNLMVRSGACFKCEVCGTVYGCS from the coding sequence ATGCAGGACGATACCCGCCATCCATCAACGTTTGATACCGACGAGCAGGCGAATGAAACGCAGCCCGAGGTGAATGGCCATGCGCCGTCAACCGCAGGCCCGCGGCCGGCCGTTACGACGACGGCTGCCGTTCGCAGCCGGACTGCCCCGGGCGTTACGTTCGAGCGGCGGTATACCCGCGCCGGCGAGGATGTGTACAACACCGTGGAGTGGGAGCTGCGCGATGCCGTGATCTCCAACGAGCGCGGCGAGAAGGTGTTTGAGCAGACCGGCTGCGAGATACCAACATCATGGTCGCAGCTCGCAACCAACGTGGTGGTATCGAAGTACTTCCGCGGTCAGCTCGGCACGCCGGAGCGCGAATACAGCGTGCGCCAGTTGCTCTCTCGTGTCGCCGATACCGTTTCGCGCTGGGGGCGCGAGCAGGGCTACTTTGCATCGCCAGAATCGGCATCTGCATTTCGTGACGAGCTCACCCATCTGCTGCTGCATCAGAAGGCGGCATTCAACTCGCCTGTCTGGTTCAACGTCGGCCTGCCGGGTCTACCTCGCCCGCAGTGCAGCGCCTGCTTCATCAACAGCGTGGATGACACGATGGATTCCATTCTGACGCTGGCCAAAACGGAAGGCATGCTGTTCAAGTATGGCAGCGGCACCGGCACCAACTTCTCGCCAATCCGCGGATCCCAAGAGCACCTGGAGGGTGGCGGCACGGCCTCCGGGCCGGTTTCGTTCATGCGCGGATTTGATCAGTTTGCCGGCGCCATCAAGAGCGGCGGCAAAACCCGGCGCGCCGCCAAAATGGTGATATTGAACGTAGATCACCCGGACATCGGTGAGTTTGTCCGCAGCAAGGCTCAGGAGGAGCGCAAGGCGTGGGCGCTCATCGACGCAGGATACAGCGGAGCATTCAACGTGCCCGGCGGCGCCTACGACAGCGTGCAGTTCCAGAATGCCAATCACTCCGTCCGCGTTACCGATGAGTTCATGAAGAGCGTTGGGGACGACGGCAGCTGGCACACCAGGCAGGTGCTCAACGGCACGCCCGGTCCGTCATTCAAATCTCGTGAGCTGATGCGGATGATCGGAGAAGCTGCGTGGATCTGTGGTGATCCCGGTATGCAGTACGACACCACCATCAACCGCTGGCACACCTGCAAAGCCACCGATCGCATCCACGCCTCGAATCCCTGCTCCGAGTACATGTTCCTCAACGACAGCGCCTGCAACCTCGCATCCCTGAACCTGATGCGCTACCGCACGGACGACGGCGAGTTTGACGTTGCGGCGTTTCAGCATGCCTGCCGTGTGGTGATTACGGCGCAGGAGATCATCGTCGAAAACGCCAGCTATCCGACACCAAGAATTGAGGCAAACAGCCACAAGTTCCGACCGCTGGGCCTGGGCTACGCCAATCTTGGCGCGCTGCTGATGGCACGCGGCGTGCCATACGACAGCGACGCCGGCCGAGCGTACGCCGCCGCGATTACCGCGATCATGACCGGAGAGGCGTACTACCAATCGAGCGTCATCGCACGCGACCATGGCGGGCCATTCGCCGGCTTCGCCGCAAACCGCGAGAGCTTCCTGAACGTGATGCGGATGCACCGCGCCGCCGTCGAAGCGATCTCCACCGCGGACGCGCCGGTTGCCCTGTTGAAGGCCGCGCGTGACAGCTGGAACCGGGCGATCGCCTCGGGCGAAGAGTACGGCTACCGGAACGCACAGGCAACCGTGCTGGCGCCAACCGGCACTATCGGCTTCCTCATGGATTGCGATACCACCGGTATCGAACCCGACATTGCAATCGTGAAGTATAAGTCGCTGGTTGGCGGCGGAATGATGAAGATCGTCAATCAGACGGTGCCCGAAGCGCTGACGAACCTGGGCTACTCGCCGGAGGATGCCGGCGTAATTCTGCAATGGATCGACGAGCACGATACGATAGAAGGCGCGCCCGGCCTGAATGCCGACCATCTGCCGGTGTTCGATTGCGCCTTCAAGCCGAGCAGCGGCGAGCGGTCGATCCACTACATGGGCCATTTGCGCATGATGGCGGCCGCTCAGCCGTTCATCAGCGGCGCCATCTCCAAAACCGTCAACATGCCGACGGAAGCTACCGCCGAACAGATCGAATCCACCTACATGGAGGGATGGAAGCTCGGCCTGAAGGCCATCGCAATCTACCGCGATGGCTCAAAGCGGACGCAGCCACTCGCGACGAGTCGGGATGGCGCGGCTCAAGACCCGGCGTCTGCGGTACCGCCCGCGCCGCAGGTCTTCCGCCACAAACTGCCGGATGAGCGCGCCAGCATCACCCACAAGTTCAGCGTCGGCGGCCATGAGGGCTACCTTACGGTTGGTATGTACGATGATGGCACGCCAGGTGAGATTTTCTTGAGGATGAGCAAAGAGGGATCCACGATCTCAGGTCTGATGGATTCGTTCGCCACTGCTATTTCGCTGGCCCTCCAGTATGGCGTCCCACTGGAAACCCTGGTCAACAAGTTCGCCTATTCGCGGTTCGAACCAAGCGGCATCACCAGCAATCCGGACGTAAGGTTCGCGCGCTCGATCATGGACTACATCTTCCGCTGGCTGGGCGCCAAGTATCTCAAGGCTGTGCCGGTGGAAGCGGAGCTCTCGATGACGCCGGACTCGCTCAGCGCGGTCGCCGCCTCGGCTGGCGGTTCGCCGTCGCCGGCCGGTCATCCACATGGAAACCGGACCTATCAGAATCAGGCTGATGCCCCAATCTGCCCCACGTGCGGGAACCTGATGGTGCGGAGTGGCGCCTGCTTCAAATGCGAGGTATGCGGAACGGTATACGGCTGCTCATAA
- a CDS encoding M48 family metalloprotease, whose amino-acid sequence MKRLATCAAAMAVVWLAVGVPCRAQVRRGAFLRVGLDRSGDITGTLYLPRQPEHPRQVLADLSAAVGVPLAGIVTWQNEYWVLQGRCVDGAHRSGLVRRCFIHPRALLTALHATSATSLQLSVIYRGTPHIRFSLPPDHAAPPLEGYARLVWATIPAGALPAVITVAYGYNAVQALTVLAPYLVILLLIAIAPMAALILARRRNTPEAAFSALLAETFAVSVFSFVWLALWLAGGGGPLIQFGTESGVDRVGIGAIGWCMIVPLVLIFTWRAWCVYPLARPQFQPSCSRLRFTLYTFLRTGVWFTTLLCGVQATLGLFGESPTVFIRWLAAAALASLFGGISLHRMRPAVVYDLAETELGARIGELAAAAGTPLRRAVLLWSTISRMANATASERGVVSITAPLLTALDRAQVDAVVQHELGHTRFRDGRSLRVSMAVAAAVVLGTAVLVRSSLSALPVLMLAPLIAITVACLLLQRAFARQLEYRADRSAALDADGARDLIAALVVIHRFNSLPLEWSRASALLTTHPTTMARIRTMAARSGIPASDVEALVAGAESGGDHYSGPPTTAPNTSRAKFACSDAQASAGIVSALMAALPAALLARFAVASPPGYGIVVAACAATVAVLLVAELRVSAACYHGLLRWYWRRCGAQAVLLCRSTARAESAPVDIGRATVVHGDLAFAGVDYAFTLKGEQVDSVVSMAGSWYGWPIDVLAVVWRVPGADSNCKLLLCRSRDAAAKTSSATSLAEWLEAGATAPDASTAEPPRWSRDLTRPGNSSLLLPVVGFTALFGLLMHTPVQAVDRMSAVSAISASGAGVLIATVLRRVWARRKAAG is encoded by the coding sequence TTGAAGCGCCTCGCCACTTGCGCTGCCGCAATGGCGGTCGTCTGGCTGGCTGTTGGCGTGCCGTGCCGCGCACAGGTTCGCCGTGGCGCCTTCCTGCGTGTTGGCCTGGACCGGAGCGGCGATATCACCGGCACCCTATACCTACCGCGACAACCGGAGCATCCACGCCAGGTATTGGCAGACTTGAGCGCTGCGGTCGGTGTTCCACTGGCCGGTATCGTTACCTGGCAAAACGAATACTGGGTACTGCAGGGTCGCTGTGTCGACGGCGCGCATCGAAGCGGTCTCGTGAGGCGATGCTTTATCCATCCACGGGCGCTTCTGACGGCCCTCCATGCCACGTCGGCGACCTCGCTGCAGCTCAGCGTGATCTACCGGGGCACGCCGCACATCCGGTTCAGCCTGCCGCCGGATCATGCCGCGCCGCCGCTAGAGGGGTATGCCCGGCTGGTTTGGGCCACCATTCCCGCCGGCGCCCTGCCGGCGGTGATCACCGTGGCTTACGGTTACAACGCAGTCCAGGCGCTCACCGTACTGGCTCCCTATCTGGTCATCCTGCTGCTGATAGCAATAGCCCCCATGGCAGCATTGATTCTCGCGCGCCGGCGCAACACGCCGGAGGCGGCATTCTCTGCTCTTCTGGCTGAAACGTTCGCGGTGTCGGTATTCTCGTTTGTCTGGCTGGCGCTCTGGCTGGCCGGCGGCGGAGGTCCGCTGATCCAATTCGGCACAGAATCGGGCGTTGATCGCGTCGGCATCGGGGCTATCGGATGGTGCATGATCGTGCCCCTCGTGCTGATCTTCACATGGCGAGCGTGGTGCGTCTATCCTCTGGCAAGGCCGCAGTTCCAGCCCAGTTGCTCGCGCCTGCGATTCACTCTGTATACCTTCCTGCGCACAGGGGTATGGTTCACCACGCTGCTGTGCGGCGTGCAAGCAACCCTCGGGCTCTTCGGCGAGTCGCCAACCGTCTTCATTCGATGGCTGGCTGCTGCTGCTCTTGCCAGCCTGTTTGGTGGAATAAGCTTGCACCGGATGCGCCCGGCGGTGGTGTACGATCTGGCTGAAACCGAACTGGGCGCCAGGATCGGCGAACTGGCCGCCGCCGCCGGTACTCCGTTGCGCCGCGCCGTGCTCCTGTGGTCCACGATTTCCCGGATGGCAAACGCCACAGCATCGGAGCGCGGGGTCGTTTCTATCACCGCGCCGCTGCTGACGGCGCTCGATCGTGCACAGGTCGACGCCGTCGTCCAGCATGAACTCGGGCACACGCGGTTCCGCGACGGCAGGTCGCTCAGGGTGTCGATGGCGGTCGCAGCGGCCGTTGTACTTGGCACAGCCGTGCTGGTGAGGAGCTCACTTTCTGCGCTGCCGGTCCTGATGTTGGCGCCGCTGATAGCGATCACCGTCGCATGCCTTCTGCTGCAGCGGGCATTTGCCCGGCAGCTTGAGTACCGCGCCGACAGATCGGCTGCGCTTGATGCGGACGGCGCCCGCGACCTGATCGCGGCGCTGGTGGTGATACATCGATTCAATAGTCTCCCGCTCGAATGGAGCCGGGCAAGTGCACTGCTCACCACGCATCCAACCACAATGGCGCGAATTCGGACGATGGCGGCGCGCAGCGGGATACCCGCGAGCGATGTGGAGGCCCTGGTTGCCGGTGCGGAATCCGGTGGTGACCACTACAGCGGACCTCCGACTACGGCGCCGAATACTTCGCGGGCGAAATTCGCCTGCTCAGACGCTCAAGCATCTGCAGGAATCGTCAGCGCACTGATGGCCGCGCTGCCTGCGGCGCTTCTCGCTCGCTTCGCCGTTGCGTCACCGCCGGGCTACGGGATCGTTGTGGCCGCCTGTGCCGCCACGGTCGCAGTGCTTCTCGTCGCGGAGCTTCGTGTGAGTGCCGCTTGTTACCACGGCCTGCTGCGGTGGTACTGGCGGCGCTGCGGCGCTCAAGCGGTGCTCCTGTGCAGGTCCACTGCCCGCGCTGAGAGCGCGCCCGTCGACATCGGGCGGGCGACCGTGGTCCACGGGGACCTGGCCTTTGCGGGCGTGGATTACGCCTTCACCCTGAAGGGCGAGCAAGTGGACTCGGTGGTGTCGATGGCTGGCTCGTGGTATGGCTGGCCGATAGACGTGTTGGCGGTGGTGTGGCGCGTGCCGGGCGCCGATTCCAACTGCAAGCTTCTCCTCTGCCGCAGTCGCGATGCCGCAGCGAAGACCAGCTCGGCCACATCGTTGGCGGAGTGGTTAGAAGCGGGTGCGACAGCGCCGGACGCATCGACTGCTGAGCCCCCGCGATGGAGCCGCGACCTGACGCGGCCCGGCAATTCATCCCTGCTGCTGCCGGTGGTGGGCTTCACGGCGCTGTTTGGCTTGCTGATGCACACGCCGGTACAGGCCGTCGATCGGATGAGCGCTGTGTCGGCGATTTCGGCATCCGGCGCCGGTGTTCTGATTGCCACGGTGCTGCGCCGGGTGTGGGCCCGGCGTAAAGCGGCCGGCTAA
- the nrdR gene encoding transcriptional regulator NrdR: MKCPYCGDSNRDQVLETRSALDGAAIKRRRLCHGCGRRFTTVEEVAELELYVVKSDGRREPFDRNKIVRGMKLAATGRPIGIEALEEMAEDVQRVLTNRMEREAGSQEIGTLVMERLRKVDHVAYVRFASVYLQFEDAAEFRDIADKLRERRERSARC, translated from the coding sequence ATGAAGTGCCCTTACTGCGGCGATTCCAACCGCGACCAGGTCTTGGAAACTCGTTCCGCACTGGACGGCGCCGCGATCAAACGGCGACGTCTGTGCCACGGGTGCGGGCGGCGCTTTACCACTGTGGAAGAGGTTGCCGAGCTGGAGCTGTACGTAGTGAAGTCGGACGGGCGACGGGAGCCGTTTGACCGGAACAAGATCGTGCGCGGAATGAAGCTCGCCGCTACCGGGCGGCCGATCGGCATCGAAGCCCTTGAGGAGATGGCCGAAGATGTACAGCGCGTCCTGACTAACCGGATGGAGCGCGAAGCGGGCTCCCAGGAGATCGGGACGCTGGTGATGGAACGATTGCGCAAGGTGGACCACGTAGCCTACGTGCGTTTCGCATCGGTCTATCTACAATTTGAAGATGCGGCTGAGTTTCGAGACATCGCCGATAAACTGCGAGAGCGCCGCGAGCGCAGCGCCCGGTGCTGA
- a CDS encoding lamin tail domain-containing protein → MLKIVEVHPAPTPKGEYLVLRNEGLNTIDLREWMVSSEGLFTGAENRENQLYVFPRETLVKPYVNVVLFTGEGEDGWAPTVDNKRAWCAFWQRKECVWRAATHVHVLRVAATRRVPLPTDGALAPATDGAGQTQAVAP, encoded by the coding sequence ATGCTGAAGATCGTGGAAGTACACCCGGCGCCGACGCCAAAAGGCGAGTATCTCGTTCTGCGGAATGAGGGCTTGAACACCATCGATTTACGCGAGTGGATGGTGAGTAGTGAAGGCCTCTTCACCGGCGCTGAGAACCGCGAGAATCAGCTCTATGTCTTTCCGCGTGAGACGCTTGTCAAACCGTATGTGAATGTTGTCCTCTTTACCGGTGAGGGGGAGGATGGATGGGCGCCGACAGTAGATAACAAGCGTGCCTGGTGCGCATTCTGGCAGCGTAAGGAGTGCGTGTGGCGCGCGGCCACGCATGTGCACGTTCTGCGTGTTGCGGCAACGCGCCGAGTCCCGCTGCCAACCGACGGTGCGTTGGCGCCCGCGACGGATGGAGCCGGGCAGACACAGGCAGTCGCGCCCTGA
- a CDS encoding BMP family ABC transporter substrate-binding protein: protein MRTESITRRRVLVEAAGLALLAAGCAPRRTRAAGYSAALVLDTGGVDDRSFNAAAWAGMQRAMKELHVHGAYIESKSPADYQVNLTEYANMGVNLVFAIGYKMADALKPVAVQFPHVDFAIVDTDAPDLPNCAGLKFREEEGTFLVGYLAASVTKTKKIGFVGGEDIPLIEKFEAGYRAGAKTADPAVAVISAYTGDWNDLNKGKSQAMQEFGNGADIIFQAAGKAGLGVIEAARERGPGFYAIGVDQDQDDIAPGRVLTSMIKHTDTAVYDMVEEGLRGKFRPGPHIYGLKEDGVGLSPMKYTRQDVPPSVRHHLTTLVDMILEGKINIPVTLAAVPSFVPPHLPAGG from the coding sequence ATGCGTACCGAATCCATTACGAGAAGGCGGGTGCTGGTGGAAGCGGCGGGCCTCGCGCTTTTGGCAGCCGGCTGCGCTCCGCGCCGTACGCGCGCTGCAGGCTACAGCGCGGCCCTCGTGCTGGATACCGGCGGGGTTGACGACCGGTCGTTCAACGCCGCCGCCTGGGCAGGAATGCAGCGGGCGATGAAGGAGCTTCATGTTCACGGCGCCTACATCGAGTCAAAATCTCCTGCCGACTACCAGGTGAACCTCACCGAGTACGCCAACATGGGCGTCAACCTGGTATTCGCCATAGGCTATAAAATGGCCGATGCCTTGAAGCCGGTGGCCGTGCAGTTTCCGCATGTCGATTTTGCGATTGTCGATACCGACGCGCCGGATCTTCCCAACTGCGCTGGATTGAAGTTCCGGGAAGAGGAGGGCACGTTCTTGGTCGGTTACCTTGCCGCCTCCGTCACCAAAACCAAAAAAATCGGGTTTGTCGGTGGCGAGGATATACCCCTCATCGAGAAGTTCGAAGCGGGATACCGAGCCGGGGCCAAAACCGCGGACCCGGCCGTTGCCGTTATCTCGGCCTACACCGGCGACTGGAACGATTTGAACAAGGGAAAGAGCCAGGCGATGCAGGAGTTCGGCAATGGCGCCGACATCATCTTCCAGGCGGCGGGCAAGGCCGGCCTCGGCGTGATTGAGGCTGCGCGCGAGCGGGGACCGGGTTTCTACGCCATCGGCGTGGATCAGGATCAAGACGATATCGCGCCGGGGCGCGTTCTCACCAGCATGATCAAACATACCGACACCGCCGTCTACGACATGGTGGAGGAGGGCCTGCGCGGCAAGTTTCGGCCCGGCCCGCACATCTACGGACTGAAGGAAGACGGCGTAGGTCTCAGCCCCATGAAGTACACACGTCAGGATGTACCGCCGAGTGTGCGACACCACCTGACCACGCTTGTAGATATGATCCTCGAAGGCAAAATCAACATTCCGGTAACGCTGGCGGCCGTGCCGTCGTTTGTGCCTCCTCATCTTCCAGCCGGCGGCTGA
- a CDS encoding GtrA family protein: MIETKTSESDVTVHRRRSAGHRRSMVHQFLKFCVVGAFSTVIDFGVFYLLAQWVGLYWVIAQVISFSLAVTNGFIWNSVWTFNGIGSAPRHRQYLRFVAVNAVGLALNLALIKAGVAVLTGSWHQNGNPPRVPLLTAKAVAVIVVSVWNFAGSRKWTFR, translated from the coding sequence ATGATTGAAACCAAGACCTCAGAATCCGATGTGACCGTGCACAGGCGGCGCTCCGCGGGCCACCGGCGCAGCATGGTGCACCAGTTTCTGAAATTCTGCGTCGTCGGCGCCTTCAGCACCGTCATCGATTTTGGCGTTTTCTACCTGCTGGCGCAGTGGGTAGGGCTTTACTGGGTTATTGCCCAGGTCATTAGCTTCAGCCTGGCGGTTACCAACGGCTTTATATGGAACAGCGTCTGGACATTCAACGGGATCGGCAGCGCGCCGCGGCACCGTCAGTACCTGAGGTTCGTGGCGGTCAACGCCGTCGGACTGGCGCTCAACCTGGCCCTGATCAAGGCGGGCGTCGCGGTGCTCACCGGCAGCTGGCATCAAAACGGCAACCCTCCGCGTGTGCCTCTGCTCACTGCCAAGGCGGTAGCCGTCATCGTTGTTTCGGTTTGGAACTTCGCCGGCAGCCGCAAGTGGACATTCCGGTAG
- a CDS encoding CRTAC1 family protein — translation MKASHTDRRITRRSILAAGAAAVAGCARTKARNTGSAAATDAVFHDVTARAGIDYRWQVTGPRPLTILETIGNGCAFLDFDGDGLLDILLVGPEPALYRNLGGGRFADVSHETGIAALRGRFLGCAVGDYDNDGYPDIYLTGYRDGVLLHNEGGKRFADVSRAAGIPPQPWGSSAIFVDVTGNGSLDLYVGNYCRFGPNTMPQLCRQQGSMTACGPRYYQPEKGRLYINRGGGRFADATAAWGAMAVSGKALGIAAADYSGAGRQSLAIANDEMPGDLLRNIGGAFRNDGAASGTAYDTLGQVHAGMGIDWGDYDNDGRLDLLVTTFQHEPKNLYHNDGDGVFTDRSAPLGIAAATAPWVSFGCKLFDYDNDGWLDMVICSGHISDNIAEIDPSTTYRQRSQLFHNEGGTAFREVRDQSGDGLERPIVGRGLAVGDYDNDGRLDLLIVDSEGAPLLLHNDLPTAGNWLLLHLEGRRSNRDGQGALVTFTTKSGRFLRNATTGGSYMSASDPRVHCGLGRETTADIAIIWPSGVRQKLAGVKANQILRVQEAAES, via the coding sequence GTGAAGGCTTCACATACCGATCGTCGCATCACCCGCCGCAGTATACTGGCCGCCGGCGCGGCCGCGGTGGCCGGGTGCGCTCGCACTAAAGCCCGCAATACCGGGAGCGCCGCGGCCACGGACGCGGTTTTCCACGACGTTACCGCAAGGGCAGGCATCGACTATCGCTGGCAGGTTACCGGGCCACGGCCGTTGACCATTCTCGAGACCATCGGCAATGGCTGTGCGTTTCTCGACTTTGATGGAGATGGGCTGCTCGATATTCTGCTCGTTGGTCCGGAGCCGGCACTCTACCGCAATCTTGGAGGCGGGCGGTTTGCCGACGTCTCCCACGAGACGGGTATCGCCGCGCTCCGCGGCCGGTTCCTGGGCTGCGCAGTTGGCGATTACGATAACGACGGCTACCCGGACATCTACCTGACCGGATATCGCGATGGCGTACTGCTCCATAACGAGGGCGGAAAGCGCTTCGCCGACGTCAGCCGCGCCGCCGGGATTCCACCGCAGCCATGGGGATCCAGCGCAATCTTTGTCGACGTTACCGGTAACGGCAGCCTGGACCTCTACGTCGGCAACTACTGCAGGTTTGGTCCGAATACGATGCCGCAATTATGCCGCCAGCAGGGTTCCATGACGGCGTGTGGTCCGCGGTACTACCAACCCGAAAAGGGCAGGCTCTACATCAACCGTGGCGGCGGTCGGTTCGCCGATGCCACGGCCGCTTGGGGGGCGATGGCGGTGAGCGGCAAGGCGCTGGGAATTGCGGCGGCAGATTATAGCGGCGCCGGCCGTCAGAGCCTTGCAATCGCCAACGATGAAATGCCAGGCGACCTGCTGAGGAACATCGGCGGTGCGTTTCGGAATGACGGCGCGGCTTCCGGCACCGCTTACGATACGCTGGGTCAGGTTCATGCCGGTATGGGAATCGACTGGGGCGATTACGATAACGATGGTCGGCTGGACCTTCTCGTCACCACGTTTCAGCATGAACCCAAGAACCTGTACCACAACGATGGCGACGGCGTGTTTACCGATCGTTCGGCGCCGCTCGGCATCGCCGCCGCGACGGCGCCCTGGGTATCGTTTGGCTGCAAACTGTTTGATTACGATAACGACGGTTGGCTGGATATGGTTATCTGCAGCGGCCATATCTCCGACAATATCGCAGAAATTGATCCATCTACCACCTACCGGCAGAGGTCGCAACTGTTCCATAACGAGGGCGGTACAGCCTTTCGCGAGGTCAGGGACCAATCCGGCGATGGTCTAGAGCGGCCGATTGTTGGCCGCGGACTGGCGGTTGGTGACTACGACAACGACGGTCGTCTCGATTTGCTGATTGTAGACAGCGAGGGTGCGCCCCTGCTGCTTCATAACGATCTGCCCACCGCGGGAAACTGGCTGCTGCTTCACCTGGAGGGCAGGCGCAGCAACCGTGATGGGCAGGGAGCTCTGGTAACCTTTACAACCAAATCCGGCCGATTTCTTCGCAATGCCACCACCGGCGGTTCGTACATGTCGGCATCCGATCCACGCGTCCATTGCGGTTTGGGTCGCGAAACAACCGCCGATATCGCCATTATCTGGCCGAGTGGCGTCCGCCAGAAGCTGGCTGGAGTAAAGGCCAACCAGATTCTGCGCGTGCAGGAAGCGGCAGAATCGTGA
- a CDS encoding beta-lactamase family protein — translation MKNLDAILEPICRQNDLPALAGAIVTSHGLIAEGAVGVRAYGGAAAVTINDQFHLGSDTKAMTATLIGILVDRGKLRWNETLAEALPQLATVMQPAYRRVTLDELMAHRAGFSAETSLVGKNLMQLHRLGGTGQDQLDTYVRLLLQEPPVNVPGTAYLYSNRSFAVAGCIAAYWAHIPYEQLMRQWLFKPLGMTTAGFGAMGTPGRVDEPLQHIIRNGKHIPVPPGPYADNPVCIAPAGLVHCSIGDWAKFIQLELRGAEGKNGIISSASVRHLQTPVEGGNYSGGWLTAFRPWGAGAVLTHAGSNTMNFAVVWIAPKKDFAVLAATNQGGDAAATACDQTSAALIGMTEGAH, via the coding sequence GTGAAAAATCTCGACGCCATCCTCGAGCCAATCTGCCGTCAGAATGACCTACCCGCGCTTGCCGGCGCCATCGTCACGTCACACGGCCTGATTGCCGAGGGCGCCGTAGGCGTTCGCGCGTATGGCGGCGCCGCGGCCGTGACCATCAACGACCAGTTCCATCTCGGCTCGGACACCAAGGCCATGACGGCCACACTCATCGGCATCCTTGTGGACCGCGGCAAGCTGAGGTGGAACGAAACCCTTGCCGAGGCGCTTCCGCAACTGGCGACGGTGATGCAGCCGGCCTACCGCCGCGTGACACTCGACGAATTGATGGCGCATCGGGCTGGTTTTTCAGCGGAGACGTCGCTTGTGGGTAAAAACCTGATGCAGCTGCACAGGTTGGGCGGCACGGGCCAGGATCAACTGGATACCTACGTCCGCCTGCTGCTGCAGGAGCCGCCGGTAAACGTGCCGGGTACCGCCTATCTCTACTCAAACCGCAGCTTTGCCGTTGCCGGCTGCATCGCTGCGTATTGGGCCCACATACCTTACGAGCAGTTGATGCGTCAGTGGTTGTTCAAGCCGCTGGGCATGACGACGGCCGGCTTCGGCGCGATGGGCACACCGGGCCGAGTGGATGAGCCACTGCAGCACATCATCCGGAACGGTAAGCACATTCCGGTGCCGCCCGGTCCATACGCCGACAACCCGGTTTGTATTGCGCCGGCTGGCCTCGTTCACTGCTCCATCGGGGATTGGGCCAAGTTCATCCAGCTGGAGTTACGCGGAGCGGAGGGTAAAAACGGAATCATCAGCTCCGCCTCGGTCCGGCACCTTCAGACGCCGGTGGAGGGCGGTAACTACAGCGGCGGTTGGTTGACAGCTTTCCGGCCCTGGGGTGCAGGAGCCGTGTTGACGCATGCCGGCAGTAACACGATGAATTTCGCCGTAGTCTGGATCGCTCCAAAGAAGGACTTTGCTGTGCTCGCGGCCACGAACCAGGGTGGCGACGCCGCCGCCACTGCGTGCGATCAAACGTCCGCTGCGTTGATCGGTATGACGGAAGGAGCGCATTAG